Proteins from one Nitrobacteraceae bacterium AZCC 2146 genomic window:
- a CDS encoding hypothetical protein (product_source=Hypo-rule applied; superfamily=63570; transmembrane_helix_parts=Inside_1_11,TMhelix_12_34,Outside_35_43,TMhelix_44_66,Inside_67_72,TMhelix_73_90,Outside_91_94,TMhelix_95_117,Inside_118_123,TMhelix_124_146,Outside_147_160,TMhelix_161_183,Inside_184_215) produces MIKNLMDDVRSFRAIDLIVGVITGVVAWAYMLVGSPLINSVAQGMGPIGIFFAAFLLAILYILLTLGYPIRKSGLVFLVAMLTQAGMRLITGDPFGFIALQAYAIGGPLIWFATLGWDDYKNSFWRWTWIGGLCHLLVDGIFYFYLGVAPLLGSMLYGYLWAFGGASIFTGMLIALGHMALYPMLENSKAIKQIWVKTRADRLKGTVLATSSAAA; encoded by the coding sequence ATGATCAAGAATCTGATGGACGACGTGAGGAGCTTTCGCGCGATCGACCTGATCGTCGGAGTCATCACGGGTGTTGTGGCGTGGGCCTACATGCTGGTCGGCTCGCCGCTGATCAACAGCGTGGCCCAGGGCATGGGGCCGATCGGCATTTTCTTCGCGGCCTTCCTGCTGGCTATTCTCTATATCCTGCTCACCCTTGGCTATCCGATCCGCAAGAGCGGACTGGTATTTCTGGTGGCAATGCTGACGCAGGCGGGCATGCGCCTGATCACCGGCGATCCGTTCGGCTTCATCGCCTTGCAGGCCTATGCGATTGGCGGCCCGCTGATCTGGTTCGCGACGCTGGGCTGGGACGATTACAAAAATAGCTTCTGGCGCTGGACCTGGATCGGCGGCCTCTGCCACCTGCTCGTCGATGGCATCTTCTATTTCTATCTCGGCGTCGCGCCGCTGCTCGGCTCGATGCTGTATGGCTACCTCTGGGCCTTCGGCGGCGCCAGCATCTTCACCGGCATGCTGATCGCGCTCGGTCACATGGCGCTGTACCCGATGCTGGAGAACAGCAAGGCCATCAAGCAGATCTGGGTCAAGACCCGCGCCGATCGGCTGAAGGGCACCGTGCTCGCGACCAGTTCGGCCGCGGCCTGA
- a CDS encoding branched-chain amino acid transport system ATP-binding protein (product_source=KO:K01996; cath_funfam=3.40.50.300; cog=COG0410; ko=KO:K01996; pfam=PF00005; smart=SM00382; superfamily=52540), with translation MLISASNTHNGMPPVADSLILELQGLRAGYGEIQVLWGIDMAVRRGEITALIGSNGAGKTTLMRALSGLIPMQDGNYFSEGRDLTGDTAAQILAHGIVHVPEGRRLFGAMSIEDNLLMGAYSRKASRAEIARNMERVYTTFPKLLERRNQAAATLSGGEQQMCAIGRGLMSAPRLLMIDELSLGLSPLLVEQLVAALRTLNSEGMSILLVEQDVTTALDLCHSAYIMDMGRIVRTGLGPELLADPIIRDAYLGVLED, from the coding sequence ATGCTTATCTCGGCCAGCAATACGCACAACGGAATGCCGCCCGTGGCTGATTCCCTGATCCTCGAACTGCAAGGCTTGCGCGCCGGCTACGGCGAGATCCAGGTACTGTGGGGCATCGACATGGCGGTGCGTCGCGGCGAGATCACCGCGCTGATCGGCTCCAACGGCGCCGGCAAGACCACCTTGATGCGTGCGCTGTCCGGGCTGATCCCGATGCAGGACGGCAATTACTTCTCCGAGGGCCGGGACCTGACCGGCGATACCGCCGCACAGATTCTCGCTCATGGCATCGTCCACGTGCCCGAGGGCCGGCGGCTGTTCGGCGCCATGAGCATCGAAGACAACCTGCTGATGGGCGCCTATTCGCGCAAGGCCAGCCGCGCCGAAATCGCCCGCAATATGGAGCGGGTCTACACGACATTCCCGAAGCTGCTGGAGCGCCGCAACCAGGCCGCCGCGACGCTGTCCGGCGGCGAGCAGCAGATGTGCGCCATCGGCCGCGGCCTGATGAGCGCGCCGCGCCTGTTGATGATCGACGAATTGTCGCTCGGCCTGTCGCCGCTGCTGGTGGAGCAACTGGTCGCAGCATTGCGGACCTTGAATAGCGAGGGCATGTCGATCCTGCTGGTCGAGCAGGACGTCACCACCGCGCTCGACCTCTGCCATTCCGCCTACATCATGGACATGGGACGCATTGTGCGTACCGGCCTCGGGCCGGAACTGCTGGCCGATCCGATCATTCGCGACGCCTATCTCGGCGTCCTCGAAGACTAA
- a CDS encoding hypothetical protein (product_source=Hypo-rule applied), which yields MIETVEATNSGYRFMPGVSQYSCGVGALPGFTLERVRFSSVVPLKQGFAMAAEIIRKAGRPLTSFAACELRSPAPFTEDGFKAFNEIYIKTLIEWGVMKDGVNPVARSNVCPKLDPPSEPGFHAFSFTTVAPDAPASFVVAGSGESVEGKANYRDHIVRLGDISPFGMLEKAKFVLDEMERRMSAFSGNWSQTTGVQLYTVQNVFSVLESELGRRGVFRNGLTWHFNRPPVVDLEYEMDCRRVHIERVVEV from the coding sequence ATGATCGAGACCGTCGAAGCAACCAACAGTGGCTATCGTTTCATGCCCGGCGTCAGCCAGTATTCCTGCGGCGTCGGCGCGCTGCCCGGCTTCACCCTCGAGCGCGTGCGCTTCTCCAGCGTGGTGCCGCTGAAGCAGGGTTTTGCGATGGCCGCCGAGATCATCAGGAAGGCCGGCCGGCCGCTGACGTCGTTTGCCGCCTGCGAGCTGCGGTCGCCGGCGCCATTCACCGAAGATGGCTTTAAGGCCTTCAACGAGATCTACATCAAGACCCTGATCGAGTGGGGCGTGATGAAGGACGGCGTCAATCCCGTCGCGCGCAGCAACGTCTGTCCGAAGCTCGATCCGCCGTCAGAGCCGGGCTTCCACGCCTTCTCGTTCACGACGGTTGCGCCAGATGCGCCGGCGTCGTTCGTTGTCGCCGGCAGCGGCGAGTCCGTGGAAGGCAAGGCGAACTACCGCGACCATATCGTCCGGCTTGGCGACATCAGCCCGTTCGGGATGCTGGAAAAGGCCAAGTTTGTGCTCGATGAAATGGAGCGCCGCATGAGCGCGTTCTCCGGCAACTGGAGCCAGACCACCGGCGTGCAGCTCTACACCGTGCAAAATGTGTTCTCGGTGCTGGAAAGCGAACTCGGCCGCCGTGGCGTGTTCCGCAACGGCCTGACCTGGCATTTCAACCGCCCGCCGGTGGTCGATCTCGAATACGAGATGGACTGCCGCCGCGTGCACATCGAGCGCGTGGTCGAGGTCTGA
- a CDS encoding branched-chain amino acid transport system ATP-binding protein (product_source=KO:K01995; cath_funfam=3.40.50.300; cog=COG0411; ko=KO:K01995; pfam=PF00005,PF12399; smart=SM00382; superfamily=52540) has translation MSEILHLSNVSRHFSGLKALSDVTISVNRGEVLGLIGPNGAGKTTLVNTICGVTPASAGVVTFDGRDITRVKTYQAARLGLSRTFQIVQPFAEFTALDNVAAAALFSQPGESLKSAREEARAHLAFVGLDAQANQSAATLTLAMRKRLELAKALAMKPKLLFLDEVNAGLNSAEVERATKLIHQLAAGGITIVMIEHLMKVVLNVCTRIAVLHNGQLIADGAPRDVIKNPAVVDAYLGQQYAQRNAARG, from the coding sequence ATGTCTGAGATACTTCACCTCAGCAACGTCTCGCGTCACTTCAGCGGATTGAAGGCGCTGAGCGATGTCACCATTAGCGTCAACAGGGGCGAAGTGCTCGGCCTGATCGGCCCGAATGGCGCCGGCAAGACCACGCTGGTCAACACCATCTGCGGCGTGACGCCGGCCAGCGCGGGCGTGGTGACCTTCGACGGCCGCGACATCACCCGGGTCAAGACCTATCAGGCCGCGCGGCTCGGCCTGTCGCGCACCTTCCAGATCGTGCAGCCCTTCGCCGAATTCACCGCACTCGACAATGTCGCCGCGGCCGCCTTGTTCTCGCAGCCCGGCGAAAGCCTGAAATCCGCGCGCGAGGAAGCCCGCGCGCATCTGGCCTTCGTCGGCCTCGACGCGCAGGCCAACCAGTCGGCGGCGACGCTGACCTTGGCGATGCGCAAGCGGCTCGAACTGGCGAAGGCGCTGGCGATGAAGCCGAAGCTGCTGTTCCTCGACGAGGTCAATGCCGGCCTCAACAGCGCCGAGGTCGAGCGCGCCACCAAACTGATCCATCAGCTGGCAGCGGGCGGCATCACCATCGTGATGATCGAGCATTTGATGAAAGTCGTGCTCAACGTCTGCACCCGCATCGCCGTGCTGCATAACGGCCAGCTGATCGCCGACGGCGCGCCGCGCGACGTCATCAAGAATCCCGCCGTGGTCGATGCTTATCTCGGCCAGCAATACGCACAACGGAATGCCGCCCGTGGCTGA